A genomic window from Deltaproteobacteria bacterium includes:
- the nuoH gene encoding NADH-quinone oxidoreductase subunit NuoH — protein MTDVLLQIAVILGVLNAPLILAALLIWLERRFLALLQDRHGPNRVGPLGLGIVLADMIKIFTKEDWVPPFADRAVFILAPAVIVITGLMSVAVIPITETIGVTDLNIGLLFFLAMSSMGVYSVVLAGWASNNKYALLGGLRASAQMVSYEVFMGLSLMGVVLMAGSFSLRDIVAAQQDIWFIVPQFLGFVIFFIAGLAETHRLPFDLPEAEAELVAGFHSEYSGMKFGMFFVGEYVGVTVISAMIVTLFCGGWMGPVLPGIVWFALKLLFFILIFILLRASLPRPRFDQLMAFGWKVLLPLSLLNVVVTAGALLLWKA, from the coding sequence GTGACGGACGTGCTGCTACAGATCGCGGTGATCCTCGGGGTGCTCAACGCGCCCCTGATCCTGGCCGCGCTGCTCATCTGGCTGGAGCGGCGCTTCCTGGCGCTGCTGCAGGACCGCCACGGTCCCAACCGGGTGGGTCCGCTGGGGCTCGGCATCGTGCTGGCGGACATGATCAAGATCTTCACCAAGGAGGACTGGGTCCCGCCCTTCGCCGACCGCGCCGTGTTCATTCTGGCCCCGGCGGTCATCGTCATCACCGGGCTGATGTCCGTGGCGGTCATACCCATCACCGAGACCATCGGCGTCACCGACCTCAACATCGGGCTGCTGTTCTTCCTCGCCATGTCGTCCATGGGCGTCTACAGCGTGGTGCTGGCGGGGTGGGCGTCGAACAACAAGTATGCGCTCCTGGGGGGGCTCCGGGCCTCGGCCCAGATGGTGAGCTACGAGGTGTTCATGGGGCTCTCGCTCATGGGCGTCGTGCTCATGGCGGGGTCCTTCAGCCTGCGCGACATCGTCGCGGCGCAGCAGGATATCTGGTTCATCGTGCCCCAGTTCCTGGGCTTCGTCATCTTCTTCATCGCCGGGCTGGCCGAGACCCATCGTCTCCCTTTCGACCTGCCCGAGGCCGAGGCCGAGTTGGTGGCGGGATTCCACTCCGAGTACTCGGGGATGAAGTTCGGCATGTTCTTCGTCGGCGAGTACGTCGGCGTGACGGTGATCTCGGCGATGATCGTGACGCTGTTCTGCGGCGGGTGGATGGGGCCGGTGCTGCCGGGCATCGTGTGGTTCGCGCTGAAGCTGCTGTTCTTCATCCTGATATTCATCCTGTTGCGGGCGTCGCTGCCGCGGCCGCGCTTCGATCAGTTGATGGCCTTCGGCTGGAAGGTGCTGCTGCCGCTGTCGCTGCTCAACGTGGTGGTGACGGCCGGGGCGCTGCTGCTGTGGAAGGCTTGA
- a CDS encoding NADH-quinone oxidoreductase subunit M has product MSLAWILLLPFGGGLAAWIAGRWSDLWARWIALGTALLHLLLLLVTWGVFLTRVAPAPGGWLMASKQPWIPQLGISFHLAVDGISLLMLLLASFLTVLAVLTSWTAITRSVGFFHFNLLLILTALSGVFIAFDLFLFFAFWEISLLPLYFLIGIWGYENRVYATTKFFIITQGSGLLMLLAILGLVVVHWQSTGVLTFDYLDLVGTVMSETKAFWLMLGFFIAFAVKLPVVPFHTWLPDAHTQAPTAGSVALAGLVLKIGAYGMLRFVVPMFPQAVADFTVAAMILAVVGILYGALLALAQTDLKRMVAYTSISHMGFVLLGIFAGNELALQGAVIIMLSHGFSAAALFIMVGDLQHRTHTRELGRFGGLWTVMPRMGGVGLFFAMASLGLPGLASFVGEFLVLLGAFQVNVPLTVLASVGLVAATIYSLWMMQKVYYGANTGDWQVDDTNGREMGIMASLIGATLWLGLYPQPVLTTSGHGLAEMRKFAAEARATAARPEGTENAASAAVASTPSVGGERP; this is encoded by the coding sequence ATGAGCCTTGCCTGGATCCTGCTTCTGCCCTTCGGGGGCGGCCTCGCGGCGTGGATCGCGGGGCGGTGGAGCGACCTGTGGGCGCGCTGGATCGCGCTGGGGACGGCGCTGCTCCACCTGTTGTTGCTGCTGGTGACCTGGGGCGTCTTCCTCACCCGCGTCGCGCCCGCGCCGGGCGGGTGGCTGATGGCTTCCAAGCAGCCCTGGATCCCGCAGTTGGGCATCAGCTTCCACCTGGCCGTGGACGGCATCAGCCTGCTGATGCTGCTGCTCGCGAGCTTCCTCACGGTCCTGGCGGTGCTGACCTCCTGGACCGCCATCACCCGCTCGGTGGGGTTCTTCCACTTCAACCTGTTGTTGATCCTGACGGCCCTGTCGGGCGTTTTCATCGCCTTCGACCTGTTCCTCTTCTTCGCCTTCTGGGAAATCTCGCTGCTGCCGCTGTACTTCCTCATCGGCATCTGGGGCTACGAGAACCGCGTCTACGCCACCACCAAGTTCTTCATCATCACCCAGGGCAGCGGCCTGCTGATGCTGTTGGCCATCCTGGGGCTCGTGGTGGTGCACTGGCAGTCCACCGGCGTCCTGACCTTCGACTACCTGGACCTGGTGGGCACGGTCATGTCGGAGACCAAGGCGTTCTGGCTGATGCTGGGCTTCTTCATCGCCTTCGCCGTGAAGCTCCCGGTGGTGCCGTTCCACACCTGGCTGCCCGACGCCCACACCCAGGCCCCCACCGCGGGCAGCGTGGCGCTGGCGGGCCTGGTGCTCAAGATCGGCGCCTACGGCATGCTCCGTTTCGTGGTGCCGATGTTCCCCCAGGCAGTGGCGGACTTCACCGTGGCGGCCATGATCCTGGCGGTGGTGGGCATCCTCTACGGCGCGCTCCTGGCCCTGGCCCAGACCGACCTGAAACGCATGGTGGCGTACACCAGCATCAGCCACATGGGCTTCGTGCTGCTGGGCATTTTCGCCGGCAACGAGTTGGCGCTTCAGGGCGCGGTCATCATCATGCTGTCCCACGGTTTCAGCGCCGCCGCGCTGTTCATCATGGTGGGGGACCTGCAGCACCGCACACACACGCGCGAGCTGGGGCGGTTCGGCGGCCTGTGGACGGTGATGCCGCGCATGGGCGGCGTGGGCCTGTTCTTCGCCATGGCGTCCCTGGGGCTGCCCGGGCTGGCGAGCTTCGTGGGCGAGTTCCTGGTGCTGCTGGGAGCGTTCCAGGTGAACGTGCCGCTGACGGTGCTGGCGTCGGTGGGCCTCGTGGCCGCCACGATCTATTCGCTGTGGATGATGCAGAAGGTCTACTACGGCGCCAACACCGGGGACTGGCAGGTCGACGATACCAACGGCCGGGAGATGGGGATCATGGCGTCGCTCATCGGCGCGACGCTGTGGCTCGGGCTCTACCCGCAGCCGGTGTTGACGACCTCCGGGCATGGGCTCGCCGAGATGCGCAAGTTCGCCGCCGAGGCCCGCGCCACGGCCGCGCGCCCCGAAGGCACGGAGAACGCGGCGTCCGCGGCCGTCGCGTCCACACCGTCGGTTGGAGGTGAGCGGCCGTGA
- the nuoJ gene encoding NADH-quinone oxidoreductase subunit J, whose product MTLIYYVAAAVAVFSTAMVITRSNAVHALLYMIVSLLSLALIFFTLGAPFVAALEVIVYAGAIVVLFVFVIMMLNLGAEATARERRWLQPKAWIGPAILTAVLFAEFLVVVATEPAAAGAPAGVGVKRVGAALYGRYVLGVELAAMLLLAGLVGAFHLARRVSSDDEEDES is encoded by the coding sequence ATGACGCTTATCTACTATGTCGCGGCCGCCGTCGCCGTCTTCTCGACGGCCATGGTCATCACCCGTTCCAACGCGGTGCACGCATTGCTGTACATGATCGTGTCGCTGCTGTCGCTGGCGCTGATCTTCTTCACCCTGGGGGCGCCCTTCGTGGCGGCTCTGGAGGTGATCGTTTACGCCGGCGCCATCGTGGTGCTGTTCGTGTTCGTCATCATGATGCTCAATCTCGGCGCCGAGGCCACCGCCCGCGAGCGCCGCTGGCTGCAGCCCAAGGCATGGATCGGTCCGGCGATTCTCACCGCCGTCCTGTTCGCCGAGTTCCTGGTGGTGGTCGCCACCGAGCCCGCCGCGGCGGGCGCTCCCGCGGGCGTGGGCGTCAAGCGCGTGGGCGCCGCCCTCTACGGCCGCTACGTGCTGGGCGTGGAGCTGGCCGCCATGCTCCTGCTGGCCGGGCTGGTGGGCGCGTTCCACCTGGCCCGCCGCGTGTCTTCCGACGACGAGGAGGATGAGTCCTGA
- a CDS encoding NADH-quinone oxidoreductase subunit N has product MNPFSALTPIVLLGLTPLVLMLVISFHRSHWLAALISLAGMALPLALLAGTATSAEPPLAPLLIIDGYALFYIGLLTAATMVVVVLSYSYLERAPGHREEFYLLLTLATFGCAVLTASNHFISFFLGLEILSVSLYGLVAYMRTTRTALEAGIKYLILAAASAAFLLFGMALIYADLGTMDFTAMTSVLAAKTREPSVLLLGGFAMVIIGAGFKLAVVPFHMWAPDVYQGAPTPVTAYLTTVSKGAMVALLLRYGQYGGLLDYDSVASVLAVIAVLSMFLGNLLALLQDNLKRLLAYSSIAHLGYLLVAVIAASREGSHAVTFYLVAYFITSLGIFGIITALSDERKEADEVSDYRGLFWRRPWVSGALSLMLFSLAGIPLTAGFVGKFYVLTAGVVSDLWTLVLLLVVSSVIGLYYYLRIIITMYLPAPEDPSSPLSATRRFSFPEGLVLAGLTVLLIWFGIYPAPLLSAIQAAVGTLA; this is encoded by the coding sequence GTGAACCCCTTCAGCGCATTGACTCCCATCGTCCTCCTGGGCCTGACGCCACTGGTGCTCATGCTGGTGATCTCGTTCCACCGGAGCCACTGGCTCGCCGCGCTCATCTCGCTGGCGGGCATGGCGCTGCCGCTGGCGCTGCTGGCGGGCACGGCCACCAGCGCCGAGCCACCGCTGGCGCCGCTGCTGATCATCGACGGCTACGCGCTCTTCTACATCGGCCTTCTGACGGCGGCGACCATGGTGGTGGTGGTGCTGTCGTACAGCTACCTCGAGCGCGCGCCGGGACACCGCGAGGAGTTCTATCTCCTGCTCACGCTGGCCACCTTCGGCTGCGCCGTGTTGACCGCCAGCAACCACTTCATCTCGTTTTTTCTCGGGCTGGAGATCCTGAGCGTTTCCCTGTACGGGCTCGTGGCCTATATGCGCACGACGCGCACGGCGCTGGAGGCGGGCATCAAGTACCTGATCCTGGCGGCGGCGTCGGCGGCCTTCCTGCTCTTCGGCATGGCGCTGATTTACGCGGACCTCGGCACCATGGACTTCACCGCCATGACCTCGGTGCTGGCGGCCAAGACCCGGGAGCCCTCGGTGCTGCTCCTGGGCGGCTTCGCCATGGTAATCATCGGCGCCGGCTTCAAGCTCGCGGTGGTGCCCTTCCACATGTGGGCGCCGGACGTCTACCAAGGCGCCCCGACGCCGGTGACGGCTTACCTCACCACGGTCTCCAAGGGAGCCATGGTGGCGCTGCTGCTGCGCTACGGGCAGTACGGCGGCCTCCTGGACTACGACTCGGTGGCCTCGGTGCTGGCGGTCATCGCGGTTCTCTCCATGTTCCTCGGCAACCTGCTGGCGCTCTTGCAGGACAACCTCAAGCGCCTGCTGGCCTATTCATCCATCGCCCATCTCGGCTACTTGCTGGTGGCGGTGATCGCCGCCTCCCGCGAGGGGTCGCACGCGGTGACCTTCTACCTGGTGGCCTACTTCATCACCTCCCTGGGCATTTTCGGCATCATCACCGCGCTCTCGGACGAGCGCAAGGAAGCCGACGAGGTCAGCGACTACCGCGGCCTGTTCTGGCGTCGCCCGTGGGTCAGCGGTGCGCTGTCGCTGATGCTGTTCTCCTTGGCGGGGATTCCCCTGACGGCCGGGTTCGTGGGCAAGTTCTACGTGCTCACCGCCGGCGTGGTCTCCGACCTCTGGACCCTGGTCCTGCTGCTGGTGGTGAGCAGCGTCATCGGCCTCTACTACTATCTGCGCATCATCATCACCATGTACCTGCCCGCTCCCGAGGACCCGTCCTCGCCCCTGTCCGCGACCCGCCGGTTCTCGTTCCCGGAAGGACTCGTGCTTGCCGGCCTCACGGTGCTGCTCATCTGGTTCGGCATCTACCCCGCACCGCTGCTGAGCGCCATCCAGGCGGCCGTGGGCACCTTGGCCTGA
- a CDS encoding PhzF family phenazine biosynthesis protein, with product MTLTITQVDAFTSEPFGGNPAAVCLLPAPARAEWMQRVAREMNVSETAFLVRRGAGAFDLRWFTPAVEVDLCGHATLASAHVLWEEGHLPPDVPAVFHTRSGRLSAELADGWIEMDFPAEPPDPAPVPDELAAALGAKLAYVGRNRFDYLVEIDTQLTVERLAPDFTRLAAIDTRGIIVTAQTNTGVIDFVSRFFAPRTGIDEDPVTGSAHCCLGPYWQSRLGRDTFTARQVSERGGLVKVAVRGTRVMLSGHAVTVLRGKLLA from the coding sequence ATGACCCTGACCATCACTCAAGTCGACGCTTTCACCAGCGAGCCATTCGGCGGCAACCCCGCGGCCGTGTGCCTCCTACCCGCTCCAGCCCGTGCCGAGTGGATGCAGCGGGTGGCGCGGGAGATGAACGTCTCGGAAACCGCTTTCCTGGTTCGCCGCGGAGCGGGCGCATTTGACCTCCGTTGGTTCACGCCCGCGGTCGAGGTCGATCTTTGCGGTCACGCCACACTCGCCAGCGCCCATGTGCTTTGGGAGGAAGGACACCTGCCACCGGATGTTCCAGCCGTCTTCCACACCCGCTCCGGTCGGTTGTCAGCAGAACTGGCCGACGGGTGGATCGAGATGGACTTCCCGGCCGAACCGCCCGACCCTGCACCTGTTCCAGACGAACTTGCCGCCGCCCTCGGAGCCAAACTCGCGTACGTCGGCCGGAACCGCTTTGACTATCTCGTCGAGATTGACACGCAACTGACCGTCGAACGGCTCGCCCCGGACTTCACGCGTCTCGCCGCGATCGACACGCGCGGAATCATCGTCACGGCACAGACGAATACGGGAGTTATTGATTTCGTCTCGCGCTTCTTCGCCCCCAGAACCGGCATCGACGAGGACCCGGTCACCGGGTCGGCCCACTGTTGCCTGGGGCCTTACTGGCAATCCCGCCTCGGCCGCGACACGTTCACCGCGCGGCAGGTGTCGGAGCGCGGCGGCCTTGTCAAGGTCGCCGTTCGGGGCACGCGCGTGATGCTGTCGGGTCACGCCGTCACGGTTCTGCGCGGCAAACTGCTGGCCTGA
- the nuoG gene encoding NADH-quinone oxidoreductase subunit NuoG, with amino-acid sequence MATIYVDDRPYEVDPAKNLLEECLSKGLDLPYFCWHPALGSVGACRQCAVKQFRDENDQRGRIVMACMTPAMDGARISIRDKDAAQFRAGIVELLMSNHPHDCPVCDEGGECHLQDMTVMTGHNYRGYRFGKRTFTNQQLGPFINHEMNRCITCYRCVRYYRDYAGGKDLDAFASHNHVYFGRHEDGVLENEFSGNLVEICPTGVFTDKTLKQHYTRKWDLQTAPSVCAHCSLGCNTIAGERYGGLRRILNRYNAQVNGYFLCDRGRFGYDFVNGDRRLRQPRLRQDGESRPVSGADALKRTALLMGRQSRVIGIGSPRASMEANFALRTLVGSRNFFSGMAPGEEHLVARMLLVLRGAGVRTPSLSEVESADAVFVLGEDVTQTAPLLALAIRQAVKQAPRKQAMQLRIPRWDDAALRGVIQQQKGPLYVATPAGTRLDEVATQCFRGAPDDVARLGFAVARALDASAPAVKGLSREERAAVQAVAKTLRAAERPVIVSGSGCGSEAVVDAAAQVARALGGAGTANLCFTAAECNSFGLGLLNAMGTAEAFQRVADGLVDTVVVLENDLYRRVGRASVDAMLESAHVVAIDHSATDTMAGAEVAFPSGTFAETEGTVVNNEGRAQRFYQVFVPEGEVKPAWGWLGEMAQAAGRTELTGLRSPDDLLAALGRAVAVFEGLPKHVAGASFRVNGEKVPRLSPRASGRTAVSANVNVHEPKPPADPDSPLAFTMEGYPQQPPSPLITRFWAPGWNSVQSLNKFQAEVGGALTGGDPGTRLIEPVANGAAAYTDEIPPAFKRRAGEFLVVPLHHIFGSDEQSAAAPAVAQRSPGAYAALNSEDARTLGVQEGEFVEIELDGGMFQLPARLMPSMTAGLVGVPVGIGNVRGVDVPAWSRCRRV; translated from the coding sequence ATGGCCACCATCTACGTCGACGACCGGCCCTACGAGGTCGACCCCGCCAAGAACCTGCTGGAGGAATGCCTCTCCAAGGGACTCGACCTGCCGTACTTCTGCTGGCACCCGGCCCTGGGGTCCGTGGGCGCCTGCCGCCAGTGCGCGGTCAAGCAGTTCCGCGACGAGAACGACCAGCGCGGCCGCATCGTCATGGCGTGCATGACTCCCGCCATGGACGGCGCGCGCATCTCCATCCGGGACAAGGACGCGGCGCAGTTCCGCGCCGGCATCGTCGAGCTCCTGATGAGCAACCACCCGCACGACTGCCCGGTGTGCGACGAGGGCGGCGAGTGCCACCTCCAGGACATGACGGTGATGACCGGGCACAACTACCGCGGCTACCGCTTCGGCAAGCGCACCTTCACCAACCAGCAACTGGGGCCGTTCATCAACCATGAGATGAACCGCTGCATCACCTGCTACCGCTGCGTGCGCTACTACCGGGACTACGCCGGCGGCAAGGATCTGGACGCCTTCGCCTCCCACAACCACGTCTACTTCGGGCGCCACGAGGACGGTGTCCTGGAGAACGAGTTCAGCGGCAACCTGGTGGAGATCTGCCCCACGGGCGTCTTTACCGACAAGACCCTGAAGCAGCACTACACCCGCAAGTGGGACCTGCAGACCGCGCCGTCGGTGTGCGCCCATTGCAGCCTCGGATGCAACACCATCGCGGGCGAGCGCTACGGAGGGCTCCGGCGCATCCTCAACCGCTACAACGCCCAGGTGAACGGCTACTTCCTGTGCGACCGCGGCCGCTTCGGCTACGATTTCGTGAACGGCGACCGGCGCCTGCGCCAGCCGCGCCTGCGCCAGGACGGCGAGAGCCGCCCGGTCAGCGGCGCGGACGCGCTGAAGCGCACGGCGCTCCTGATGGGACGGCAGTCCCGCGTCATCGGCATCGGCTCGCCGCGGGCGTCGATGGAGGCGAACTTCGCTTTGCGGACACTCGTGGGCTCGCGCAACTTCTTCAGCGGGATGGCCCCCGGCGAGGAGCACCTGGTGGCGCGCATGCTGCTCGTGCTCCGGGGCGCCGGTGTCCGCACCCCGTCGCTGTCCGAGGTGGAGTCGGCCGACGCGGTCTTCGTGCTGGGGGAGGACGTCACGCAGACGGCGCCGCTGCTGGCGCTGGCGATTCGCCAGGCGGTGAAGCAGGCGCCGCGCAAGCAGGCCATGCAGTTGCGTATTCCGCGCTGGGACGACGCCGCCCTGCGCGGGGTCATACAGCAACAGAAGGGACCGCTGTACGTCGCCACGCCGGCGGGCACCCGGCTCGACGAAGTGGCCACCCAGTGCTTCAGGGGAGCGCCCGATGACGTGGCGCGGCTGGGGTTTGCCGTGGCGCGCGCGCTGGACGCGAGCGCTCCGGCGGTGAAAGGGTTGTCGCGGGAAGAGCGCGCGGCGGTCCAGGCGGTTGCCAAGACGCTGCGGGCGGCGGAGCGGCCGGTGATCGTGTCCGGGTCCGGCTGCGGCAGCGAGGCGGTGGTCGACGCGGCGGCGCAGGTGGCGCGGGCGCTCGGCGGGGCCGGGACCGCCAACCTGTGTTTCACGGCCGCCGAATGCAACAGCTTCGGCTTGGGGCTGCTCAATGCCATGGGCACCGCCGAGGCTTTCCAGCGGGTGGCCGACGGTCTTGTCGACACGGTGGTGGTGCTGGAGAACGACCTCTACCGCCGGGTGGGGCGCGCCTCGGTGGATGCCATGCTGGAGTCCGCCCACGTCGTCGCCATCGACCACTCCGCCACGGACACGATGGCCGGCGCCGAGGTGGCGTTTCCGTCGGGTACCTTCGCCGAGACCGAGGGCACCGTGGTGAACAACGAAGGCCGCGCGCAGCGGTTCTACCAGGTGTTCGTGCCCGAGGGCGAGGTGAAGCCGGCGTGGGGCTGGCTGGGGGAGATGGCCCAGGCGGCCGGACGCACCGAGTTGACGGGGCTGCGCTCGCCCGACGATCTCCTGGCGGCGCTCGGGCGCGCGGTGGCGGTGTTCGAGGGACTGCCGAAACACGTGGCGGGCGCGTCGTTCCGGGTGAACGGGGAAAAGGTGCCGCGCCTGTCGCCGCGCGCCAGCGGCCGCACGGCCGTTTCGGCCAACGTGAACGTGCACGAGCCCAAGCCGCCGGCGGACCCGGATTCGCCCTTGGCGTTCACCATGGAGGGTTATCCGCAGCAGCCGCCGTCGCCGCTGATCACGCGTTTCTGGGCGCCGGGATGGAACTCGGTCCAGTCGCTCAACAAGTTCCAGGCGGAGGTGGGCGGGGCGCTCACCGGCGGCGATCCCGGCACACGGCTGATCGAGCCGGTGGCCAACGGCGCCGCGGCTTACACCGACGAGATCCCGCCCGCGTTCAAGCGTCGCGCGGGCGAGTTCCTGGTGGTGCCGCTGCACCACATCTTCGGTTCGGACGAGCAGAGCGCGGCCGCGCCGGCGGTGGCGCAACGGAGCCCCGGGGCGTACGCGGCGCTCAACTCGGAAGACGCGCGGACGCTGGGGGTTCAGGAGGGGGAGTTCGTGGAGATCGAGCTGGACGGCGGGATGTTCCAGTTGCCGGCCCGCCTCATGCCCAGCATGACCGCCGGCCTGGTGGGCGTGCCCGTGGGAATCGGCAACGTCCGCGGCGTGGACGTCCCGGCCTGGAGCCGGTGCCGCAGGGTGTGA
- the nuoK gene encoding NADH-quinone oxidoreductase subunit NuoK, translating to MAAVPMEHGLVLAAVLFGLGLTGVLVRRNIIFVLLSLEIMLNAAALAFVVAGAHWGQADGQVMFFFILAMAAAEVAVGLALVVQLYYRFNTLDVDTVSDLRG from the coding sequence ATGGCCGCGGTCCCCATGGAGCACGGACTCGTGCTGGCGGCGGTGCTGTTCGGGCTGGGGCTCACGGGCGTCCTGGTGCGCCGCAACATCATCTTCGTGCTCCTGTCCCTTGAGATCATGCTCAACGCCGCCGCCCTGGCCTTCGTGGTGGCGGGGGCGCACTGGGGCCAGGCCGACGGACAGGTCATGTTCTTCTTCATTCTGGCCATGGCCGCGGCCGAGGTGGCCGTGGGCCTGGCGCTGGTGGTGCAGCTCTATTATCGCTTCAACACCCTGGACGTGGACACGGTGAGCGACCTGAGAGGCTGA
- the nuoI gene encoding NADH-quinone oxidoreductase subunit NuoI, with translation MLSMLRTIWTVLLHLFRRPITVQYPEEKPYLPPRYRGRIILSRDPDGDERCVGCYLCSAVCPVDCIALQAGERPDGRRYPEFFRINFSRCIFCGLCEEACPTYAIQLTPDFELCDFNRQSLVYEKEDLLINGPGKYPGYNFYRVAGLAVSGKEKGASENEDKPVDVKSLLP, from the coding sequence ATGCTAAGCATGCTGCGGACCATCTGGACGGTGCTGCTGCACCTGTTCCGGCGCCCCATCACGGTCCAGTACCCCGAGGAGAAGCCGTACCTGCCGCCGCGTTACCGCGGGCGGATCATCCTTTCGCGGGATCCGGACGGGGACGAGCGCTGCGTGGGCTGCTACCTCTGTTCCGCCGTCTGTCCGGTGGACTGCATCGCGCTCCAGGCGGGGGAGCGGCCGGACGGCCGGCGCTATCCGGAGTTCTTCCGCATCAACTTCTCGCGCTGCATCTTCTGCGGCCTGTGCGAGGAGGCGTGTCCGACCTATGCGATTCAACTGACGCCGGACTTCGAGTTGTGCGACTTCAACCGGCAGAGTCTCGTGTACGAAAAGGAGGATCTGCTGATCAACGGCCCGGGCAAGTATCCCGGCTACAACTTCTACCGGGTCGCCGGCCTGGCCGTCAGCGGCAAGGAGAAGGGCGCCTCCGAGAACGAGGACAAGCCCGTGGACGTGAAGAGCCTGCTGCCGTGA
- the nuoL gene encoding NADH-quinone oxidoreductase subunit L: MLELLWLIPAFPLAGFLALTLVGSRLSRTEVAYVGAGSVGLSAVVTLLVGLSFMAAPPAGGSFVQTLWIWVDVAGFRPAFAFHLDALSLTMIFVVTFVGFLIHLYSVEYMMGEEGYSRFFAYMNLFVCAMLTLLLADNLMLLLLGWEGVGLCSYLLIGFFYKDEANSQAANKAFIVTRVGDTAMLMALFLLFAELGTLDIQVLLERAGQQFQPGSGMATAVALLLLGGAVGKSAQLPLQTWLPDAMAGPTPVSALIHAATMVTAGVYLIARTHVLFTLAPAVLTLVAVIGTLTLLMAGFAALVQSDIKRVLAYSTISQIGYMFLALGVGAWSAALFHFMIHAFFKALLFLGAGAVIMSLHHEQDMYRMGGLRRQMPFTFWCFLIGSAALAAVPVVTAGFYSKDLIIWNAYNSEIGGVWLWAGALAGALLTSIYSFRMVFLTFYREATEWVRHLMPIREPGPCVRIPLGVLAVLSVAAGVIELPHTMGSLTLFSGFLNTALPEYHGVHASYGTELLFELLAAAASLGGIWLVWTLVMASPGPMERIAEQPWARGLERLWFSGWGFDALYDALFVKPWLWCARVNKDDFIDVFYRAAAFVTETLHFVASMTQTGAVRWYATGIAVGAVLTVGLVIIL, translated from the coding sequence ATGCTCGAGCTGCTGTGGCTGATACCCGCCTTTCCCCTCGCCGGCTTCCTCGCCCTCACGCTGGTGGGGTCGCGCCTGTCGCGCACCGAGGTGGCCTACGTGGGCGCGGGTTCCGTGGGCCTGTCGGCGGTGGTGACGCTGTTGGTGGGGCTGAGCTTCATGGCGGCGCCGCCCGCCGGGGGCAGCTTCGTCCAGACCCTGTGGATATGGGTGGACGTAGCCGGCTTCCGTCCCGCGTTCGCGTTCCATCTCGACGCCCTGTCGCTCACGATGATCTTCGTCGTGACCTTCGTGGGCTTCCTGATCCACCTCTACTCCGTCGAGTACATGATGGGGGAGGAGGGCTACAGCCGCTTCTTCGCGTACATGAACCTGTTCGTGTGCGCCATGCTGACGCTGCTCCTGGCCGACAACCTCATGCTGCTGCTCCTCGGCTGGGAGGGCGTGGGCCTGTGCAGCTACCTGCTGATCGGCTTCTTCTACAAGGACGAGGCCAACAGCCAGGCCGCCAACAAGGCCTTCATCGTCACCCGGGTGGGGGACACGGCCATGCTCATGGCGCTGTTCCTGCTCTTCGCCGAGCTGGGCACCCTGGACATACAGGTGCTGCTGGAGCGGGCGGGCCAGCAGTTCCAACCCGGCTCGGGCATGGCCACGGCCGTGGCGCTGCTGCTGCTGGGCGGGGCCGTGGGCAAGTCGGCGCAGCTTCCGCTCCAGACCTGGCTGCCGGACGCCATGGCCGGGCCCACGCCGGTGAGCGCCCTGATCCACGCGGCCACCATGGTGACCGCGGGCGTCTACCTCATCGCCCGCACCCACGTGCTCTTCACCCTGGCGCCGGCGGTGCTGACGCTGGTGGCGGTCATCGGCACGCTGACGCTGCTGATGGCGGGCTTCGCCGCGCTGGTGCAGTCCGACATCAAGCGGGTGCTCGCCTACTCCACCATCAGCCAGATCGGCTACATGTTCCTGGCCCTGGGGGTGGGCGCGTGGTCGGCGGCGCTGTTCCATTTCATGATCCATGCCTTCTTCAAGGCGCTCTTGTTCCTGGGGGCGGGCGCGGTGATCATGTCGCTGCACCACGAGCAGGACATGTACCGCATGGGCGGCCTGCGCCGGCAGATGCCGTTCACCTTCTGGTGCTTCCTCATCGGCTCGGCAGCGCTGGCAGCCGTGCCGGTGGTCACCGCGGGCTTCTACAGCAAGGACCTGATCATCTGGAACGCGTACAACTCCGAGATCGGCGGCGTCTGGCTGTGGGCCGGAGCACTGGCCGGGGCGCTTCTGACTTCGATCTACTCTTTCCGCATGGTGTTCCTGACCTTCTACCGCGAGGCCACCGAGTGGGTGCGGCATCTCATGCCCATCCGTGAGCCGGGGCCGTGCGTGCGCATCCCGCTGGGGGTCCTGGCGGTGCTCTCGGTGGCGGCTGGCGTGATCGAGCTGCCGCATACCATGGGCTCGCTCACCCTGTTCTCCGGTTTCCTGAACACGGCGCTGCCGGAGTACCACGGCGTGCACGCGAGCTACGGCACCGAGCTTCTTTTCGAGCTGCTGGCGGCGGCCGCGTCGCTGGGCGGCATCTGGCTCGTGTGGACCCTGGTGATGGCGTCGCCCGGGCCCATGGAGCGCATCGCGGAGCAGCCGTGGGCGCGCGGCCTGGAGCGGCTGTGGTTCAGCGGCTGGGGCTTCGACGCCCTCTATGACGCGCTCTTCGTCAAGCCCTGGCTGTGGTGCGCAAGGGTCAACAAGGACGACTTCATCGACGTCTTCTATCGCGCCGCCGCTTTCGTCACCGAGACGCTCCACTTCGTCGCGAGCATGACGCAGACGGGCGCGGTGCGGTGGTACGCCACCGGCATCGCGGTGGGCGCGGTACTGACCGTGGGACTGGTGATCATCCTATGA